The following are encoded in a window of Sphaerisporangium siamense genomic DNA:
- the nudC gene encoding NAD(+) diphosphatase, with amino-acid sequence MREIPHGEGLLGPLLLARGGVDRSAVHRNDADWLSAAWSDPATRVLLVHDGNTMIRRHNGTAELVLVSPHEAPDGERYLLGVDADGVAYFAVATTLPLPTPYPLPKGAEVAEAVQDAPDWADVAAEGLRRAGAVLGDRDAGLLVNAVALEAWHTTHEHCPRCGAATTVIAGGHMRVCPKDGSQHFPRVDPAVIMLVHDGDDRCLLARGPQWPEGRFSVLAGFVEPGESLEQAVAREVLEEVGVTVRTPRYMGSQPWPFPRSLMLGFFAEAASTEIILDRDEIAEAMWLTRSELGAAVENGEVRLPPGVSIARRLIESWYGAPLSGDW; translated from the coding sequence GGCCTGCTCGGGCCGCTGCTTCTCGCGCGCGGAGGCGTCGACAGGTCGGCCGTCCACCGCAACGACGCGGACTGGCTGAGCGCCGCCTGGTCCGACCCCGCCACCCGTGTCCTGCTCGTCCACGACGGCAACACGATGATCCGCCGGCACAACGGCACGGCCGAGCTCGTCCTCGTCTCGCCGCACGAGGCCCCCGACGGCGAGCGCTACCTGCTCGGCGTGGACGCCGACGGCGTCGCCTACTTCGCGGTCGCCACCACGCTGCCGCTGCCCACGCCGTACCCGCTGCCCAAGGGCGCGGAGGTCGCCGAGGCCGTCCAGGACGCCCCCGACTGGGCCGACGTCGCCGCCGAGGGCCTGCGCAGGGCGGGCGCCGTGCTCGGCGACCGGGACGCCGGGCTGCTGGTCAACGCCGTCGCCCTGGAGGCGTGGCACACCACCCACGAGCACTGCCCGAGGTGCGGCGCCGCCACCACCGTGATCGCCGGCGGGCACATGCGCGTCTGCCCGAAGGACGGCAGCCAGCACTTCCCGCGCGTCGACCCCGCCGTCATCATGCTCGTCCACGACGGCGACGACCGCTGCCTGCTCGCCCGCGGCCCGCAGTGGCCGGAGGGGCGCTTCTCGGTGCTGGCCGGGTTCGTCGAGCCCGGCGAGTCCCTGGAGCAGGCCGTCGCCCGCGAGGTGCTGGAGGAGGTCGGTGTCACGGTCAGGACGCCCCGCTACATGGGCAGCCAGCCGTGGCCGTTCCCGCGCAGCCTGATGCTCGGCTTCTTCGCCGAGGCCGCCTCCACCGAGATCATCCTGGACCGCGACGAGATCGCCGAGGCGATGTGGCTGACGCGGTCCGAGCTCGGCGCGGCGGTGGAGAACGGCGAGGTGCGCCTGCCGCCGGGCGTCTCGATCGCCCGCCGCCTCATCGAGAGCTGGTACGGCGCCCCGCTGTCCGGCGACTGGTGA
- a CDS encoding mycoredoxin, with the protein MALKVYTTSWCGPCKRLKSQLTREGIAYQEINIETDPSAAKFVESVNGGNQLVPTVVLEDGTALANPSVMHLKGLLARSGA; encoded by the coding sequence ATGGCGCTTAAGGTGTACACCACCAGCTGGTGCGGACCGTGCAAGCGGCTGAAGAGCCAGCTCACGCGCGAGGGCATCGCCTACCAGGAGATCAACATCGAGACCGATCCCTCGGCCGCGAAGTTCGTCGAGAGCGTCAACGGCGGCAACCAGCTCGTTCCCACCGTGGTGCTGGAGGACGGCACCGCCCTGGCCAACCCGTCGGTGATGCACCTCAAGGGCCTGCTCGCGCGCTCCGGCGCCTGA
- a CDS encoding alpha/beta hydrolase, whose translation MRSTVTVGALALAAVLLAPAVAASAAPTPSATPSPAPTASSTASPPTEPDPLASTIKRTYSYGRKARQRMDVWWEPGAGRRPAVFILHGGWWSSGDKKYMTAVSRSYAALGYTVFNLNYRLSTEAAWPAQRTDTLAAITLARKHADFFSFDPDRYVVLGFSAGGHIATAVGTYRDGVPGLRGVVGVSPVVSPLTAYSDGDEGADYDQRKLRRSAIALAGGCRPTGRCAQVWSSMEVPWHASAHDAPVLSVHSADEFVPAYQSELLKEELAQVGVPMEIRVQPGWYHSSPLYREPGVAEYVQEWIAGRLATSASGQGASRPSRTSRGAARTARTDAREASSSYRITARTPVLH comes from the coding sequence GTGAGAAGTACGGTGACGGTGGGCGCGCTCGCTCTGGCCGCCGTCCTCCTCGCCCCCGCCGTCGCGGCGTCCGCGGCGCCGACGCCGTCGGCCACGCCTTCCCCGGCGCCCACGGCCAGTTCCACGGCGAGCCCGCCCACGGAGCCCGACCCCTTGGCGTCCACGATCAAGCGCACCTACTCCTACGGCCGCAAGGCGCGCCAGCGCATGGACGTGTGGTGGGAGCCGGGCGCCGGGCGCAGGCCCGCGGTCTTCATCCTGCACGGCGGCTGGTGGAGCAGCGGGGACAAGAAGTACATGACGGCCGTCAGCCGCTCGTACGCCGCGCTCGGCTACACCGTCTTCAACCTCAACTACCGGCTCTCGACGGAGGCCGCCTGGCCGGCGCAGCGCACCGACACGCTGGCGGCCATCACGCTGGCGCGCAAGCACGCCGACTTCTTCTCCTTCGACCCCGACCGCTACGTCGTGCTCGGCTTCTCGGCGGGCGGCCACATCGCGACCGCCGTCGGCACCTACCGGGACGGCGTGCCGGGGCTGCGCGGGGTGGTCGGCGTCTCGCCGGTGGTCTCGCCGCTGACGGCGTACTCCGACGGGGACGAGGGGGCCGACTACGACCAGCGCAAGCTGCGCAGGTCCGCGATCGCGCTGGCGGGCGGGTGCCGTCCGACGGGACGGTGCGCGCAGGTCTGGTCGAGCATGGAGGTCCCCTGGCACGCGAGCGCGCACGACGCGCCCGTGCTCAGCGTGCACTCGGCCGACGAGTTCGTGCCCGCCTACCAGAGCGAGCTTCTCAAGGAGGAGCTCGCGCAGGTGGGCGTGCCCATGGAGATCCGCGTGCAGCCGGGCTGGTACCACAGCAGCCCGCTGTACAGGGAGCCGGGCGTGGCGGAGTACGTCCAGGAGTGGATCGCGGGCCGTCTGGCCACGTCCGCCTCGGGGCAGGGCGCCTCGCGTCCGTCCCGGACGTCTCGCGGCGCCGCTCGGACGGCCCGGACGGACGCCCGTGAGGCGTCGTCCTCGTACCGGATCACCGCGCGCACGCCCGTTCTGCACTAG
- a CDS encoding ATP-dependent DNA helicase UvrD2 encodes MEREDVLAGLDPEQRQVAEAVRGPVCVLAGAGTGKTRAITHRVAHAVATGVVDARSVLAVTFTTRAAGELKQRLRSLGVQGVQARTFHAAALRQLTYFWPRVIGGDPPRVIESKLPLLMEAARELRRGSDRGELRDIAAEVEWAKVTQVAPEDYPALAAKAGRTPPIPPDEVARLYEAYESLRRARHLVDFETILELTAAVMAEHAEVANQIRAQYRYFVVDEYQDVNPLQKLLLDTWLGGRDDVCVVGDPNQTIYSFSGATARYLTNFPVEHPSAAVIRLVRDYRSTPQVVGLANGVLAKARTPHRMELVAQRPDGPRPVFAECDDEQAEAALVARRAKDLIAQGVPAREIAVLFRINAQSEAYERAFADAGVPYLLRGAERFFERPEVRQAVVLLRGAARSAGGDEPLARAVHDILSGLGLTPEPPGGGTAREKWESLKALADLAEDIAAEGGDLRRFVDELERRATEQHAPPVEGVTLASLHAAKGLEWDAVFLAGLVDGTLPIVYAETSEQLEEERRLLYVGVTRARVHLHLSWALARSPGGRKSRKPSRFLDGLTGTAPARPAASPRERRAGVARIPAPMHCRVCAKTLTSATEQKLGRCATCPAEYDQELLERLKTWRSSVAKAAKMPSYVVFTDVTLQAMAERVPTTEEDLLAIAGIGRVKVERYGEAVLDICRGGGVT; translated from the coding sequence TTGGAGCGCGAGGACGTCCTCGCCGGGCTCGACCCGGAACAACGCCAGGTGGCCGAGGCCGTCCGGGGCCCGGTGTGCGTGCTCGCGGGCGCGGGCACCGGCAAGACCCGCGCGATCACCCACCGCGTCGCGCACGCCGTCGCGACCGGCGTGGTGGACGCGCGCAGCGTGCTCGCCGTGACCTTCACCACTCGCGCGGCGGGGGAACTGAAGCAGCGCCTGCGCTCCCTCGGCGTCCAGGGCGTCCAGGCCCGCACGTTCCACGCCGCCGCGCTGCGCCAGCTCACCTACTTCTGGCCGCGCGTCATCGGCGGGGACCCGCCCCGCGTGATCGAGTCCAAGCTCCCCCTGCTCATGGAGGCGGCGCGCGAGCTGCGGCGCGGCTCCGACCGGGGCGAGCTGCGCGACATCGCGGCCGAGGTCGAGTGGGCCAAGGTCACCCAGGTCGCCCCCGAGGACTACCCCGCCCTCGCCGCCAAGGCCGGCCGCACGCCGCCCATCCCCCCCGACGAGGTCGCCCGGCTCTACGAGGCGTACGAGTCGCTGCGCCGCGCGCGCCACCTGGTCGACTTCGAGACCATCCTGGAGCTCACCGCCGCGGTGATGGCCGAGCACGCCGAGGTGGCCAACCAGATCCGCGCCCAGTACCGCTACTTCGTCGTGGACGAGTACCAGGACGTCAACCCGCTGCAGAAGCTCCTGCTCGACACCTGGCTCGGCGGGCGCGACGACGTGTGCGTGGTCGGCGACCCGAACCAGACGATCTACTCCTTCAGCGGCGCCACCGCGCGCTACCTCACCAACTTCCCCGTCGAGCACCCCTCGGCCGCGGTCATCAGGCTCGTCCGCGACTACCGCTCCACGCCGCAGGTCGTCGGCCTGGCCAACGGCGTGCTCGCCAAGGCCCGCACCCCCCACCGCATGGAGCTGGTCGCCCAGCGCCCGGACGGCCCGAGGCCCGTCTTCGCCGAGTGCGACGACGAGCAGGCCGAGGCCGCGCTGGTCGCCCGGCGGGCCAAGGACCTGATCGCCCAGGGGGTGCCCGCCCGCGAGATCGCGGTGCTGTTCCGGATCAACGCCCAGTCCGAGGCGTACGAGCGGGCGTTCGCCGACGCGGGCGTGCCGTACCTGCTGCGCGGCGCCGAGAGGTTCTTCGAGCGGCCCGAGGTGCGCCAGGCGGTGGTGCTGCTGCGCGGCGCCGCGCGCTCGGCCGGCGGGGACGAGCCGCTCGCCCGTGCCGTCCACGACATCCTCTCCGGCCTCGGTCTCACCCCCGAGCCGCCCGGCGGGGGCACCGCGCGGGAGAAGTGGGAGTCGCTCAAGGCGCTGGCCGACCTGGCCGAGGACATCGCGGCCGAGGGCGGCGACCTCCGGCGCTTCGTCGACGAGCTGGAGCGCCGCGCCACCGAGCAGCACGCCCCGCCCGTGGAGGGCGTCACGCTGGCGTCCCTGCACGCCGCCAAGGGCCTCGAATGGGACGCGGTCTTCCTCGCCGGCCTCGTCGACGGCACCCTGCCGATCGTCTACGCCGAGACGTCCGAGCAGCTCGAAGAGGAACGCCGCCTGCTCTACGTGGGCGTCACCCGGGCGCGCGTGCACCTGCACCTGTCGTGGGCGCTCGCCCGGTCGCCGGGCGGCCGCAAGTCGCGCAAACCGTCCCGCTTCCTGGACGGCCTGACCGGGACGGCCCCGGCGCGCCCGGCCGCCTCCCCGCGCGAACGGCGCGCGGGCGTCGCGCGGATCCCGGCGCCGATGCACTGCCGGGTCTGCGCCAAGACCCTGACCTCCGCGACCGAGCAGAAGCTGGGCCGCTGCGCGACCTGCCCCGCCGAGTACGACCAGGAACTGCTCGAACGCCTCAAGACCTGGCGTTCCTCAGTGGCGAAAGCGGCGAAGATGCCGTCATATGTCGTATTCACCGACGTTACGCTGCAGGCAATGGCCGAGCGGGTGCCCACCACAGAGGAGGACCTGCTCGCCATCGCCGGCATCGGCCGCGTCAAGGTGGAGCGGTACGGGGAAGCGGTGCTGGACATCTGTCGCGGAGGGGGAGTCACGTGA
- a CDS encoding acyl-CoA thioesterase produces the protein MNEALKEVLDLLDLEQIERDIFRGRSPEERIQRVFGGQVAAQALVAAGRTVPAERSVHSLHAYFIRPGDPAVPIVYNVERVRDGRSFTTRRVVAIQHGKAIFTMSASFHIAEDGVAHQAAVMPEVPDPETLPLFQDRMRDLVGDTHPWRDWLARPRPVDARYVTPLTWEAVGDPSLRGSETRVWFRYDADLPDDPLLHVVLAAYVSDYTLVDTVLLAHGLAWGASNVSGASLDHAMWFHRPLRVDDWVLYDQESPWSGGARGLARGQMFTPSGELAVSVVQECMIRVSNP, from the coding sequence GTGAACGAGGCGCTCAAGGAGGTGCTCGACCTGCTCGACCTGGAGCAGATCGAGCGGGACATCTTCCGGGGCCGCAGCCCGGAGGAGCGCATCCAGAGGGTCTTCGGCGGGCAGGTCGCCGCCCAGGCCCTGGTCGCGGCGGGCCGCACGGTGCCCGCCGAGCGTTCCGTGCACTCCTTGCACGCCTACTTCATCCGGCCCGGCGACCCGGCCGTGCCCATCGTCTACAACGTCGAGCGCGTGCGCGACGGACGGTCGTTCACCACGCGGCGGGTGGTGGCGATCCAGCACGGCAAGGCCATCTTCACGATGTCCGCCTCCTTCCACATCGCCGAGGACGGCGTCGCGCACCAGGCCGCCGTGATGCCCGAGGTGCCGGACCCCGAGACGCTGCCGCTCTTCCAGGACCGCATGCGTGACCTGGTCGGCGACACCCACCCCTGGCGCGACTGGCTGGCGCGGCCGCGCCCGGTCGACGCCCGGTACGTCACGCCCCTCACCTGGGAGGCGGTCGGCGACCCGTCCCTGCGGGGCTCGGAGACGCGGGTGTGGTTCCGTTACGACGCCGACCTGCCGGACGACCCTCTGCTGCACGTCGTGCTCGCCGCCTACGTCTCCGACTACACGCTGGTCGACACCGTCCTGCTCGCCCACGGCCTGGCGTGGGGCGCCTCGAACGTCAGCGGCGCCTCCCTGGACCACGCCATGTGGTTCCACCGCCCGCTCCGCGTGGACGACTGGGTGCTGTACGACCAGGAGTCGCCGTGGTCGGGCGGCGCTCGCGGGCTCGCCCGGGGACAGATGTTCACGCCTTCGGGAGAGCTCGCGGTCTCGGTCGTGCAAGAGTGCATGATCCGTGTCTCGAATCCGTGA
- a CDS encoding WhiB family transcriptional regulator — protein sequence MAVTTTMDLVDEADIPCRTDPDLWFAESPEDVEFAKALCGGCPIRKPCLDRALEREEPWGVWGGELVLRGTVVPRKRPRGRPRKTPVAA from the coding sequence ATGGCGGTAACGACGACCATGGACCTGGTCGACGAAGCCGATATCCCGTGTCGTACCGACCCCGACCTGTGGTTCGCCGAGTCCCCTGAGGACGTCGAGTTCGCCAAGGCCCTCTGTGGAGGGTGCCCCATCCGGAAGCCCTGCCTCGACCGTGCGCTGGAGCGCGAGGAGCCGTGGGGTGTCTGGGGCGGCGAGCTGGTTCTCCGCGGAACCGTCGTCCCGAGGAAGAGGCCCCGGGGTCGCCCGCGTAAGACTCCGGTCGCTGCCTGA
- a CDS encoding DNA alkylation repair protein — MTETMVAEVMAELARLADPKTREVNERHGDDHGVNLGELRALAKRLKTQQDLARRLWATDDSAARLLALLICRPKAFTRDELDGMVREARTPKVHDWLVNYVVKKSPHAEELRQAWSADPDPVVASAGWALTTERVTKKPDGLDLAELLDVIEAEMKSAPDRLQWAMNHCLAQIGIDHPDHRPRAMAIGERLEVLKNYPTSPGCTSPFAPIWITEMVRRQQDKTVTA, encoded by the coding sequence GTGACCGAGACGATGGTGGCCGAGGTGATGGCCGAGCTGGCCCGGCTCGCGGACCCGAAGACGCGCGAGGTGAACGAGAGACACGGTGACGATCACGGTGTGAATCTCGGCGAGCTGCGCGCGCTCGCGAAGCGGCTGAAGACCCAGCAGGACCTCGCGCGCCGGCTCTGGGCGACGGACGACAGCGCGGCGAGACTACTGGCGCTCCTGATCTGCCGCCCGAAGGCGTTCACGCGTGACGAACTGGACGGCATGGTGCGCGAGGCGCGCACACCCAAGGTGCACGACTGGCTCGTGAACTACGTGGTGAAGAAGAGCCCGCACGCCGAAGAGCTGCGCCAGGCCTGGTCCGCCGATCCGGACCCGGTGGTCGCGAGCGCCGGCTGGGCACTGACCACCGAACGCGTGACGAAGAAGCCCGACGGCCTCGACCTGGCAGAACTGCTCGACGTCATCGAGGCGGAGATGAAAAGCGCCCCCGACCGCCTCCAGTGGGCGATGAACCACTGCCTAGCCCAAATCGGCATCGACCACCCCGACCACCGCCCCCGCGCAATGGCGATAGGCGAACGCCTAGAGGTGCTCAAGAACTACCCGACCTCCCCCGGCTGCACGTCCCCCTTCGCCCCGATCTGGATCACCGAAATGGTCCGCCGACAACAGGACAAGACGGTCACCGCTTAG
- a CDS encoding ABC1 kinase family protein, with protein sequence MSDFPQHAVTRSAKLATLPLGFAGRTALGLGKRIGGKSAEIVAQEIQQRTSEQIFKVLGELKGGAMKLGQALSIFEAALPPEIAGPYRATLTKLQDAAPPLPASAVHAVLTEQLGDGWRAYFKEFDDTPAAAASIGQVHRAVWQDGRQVAVKIQYPGAGKALLSDFNQLARLGKLFGALLPGLDIKAVLGELRERLAEELDYLREAEAQHGFATAYHDDPDVFVPDVIAANEQILVSEWMEGTPLSKIISGGTKEQRDHAGLLFVRFLFSSPARAGMLHADPHPGNFRVLPDGRLGVLDFGAVNRLPDGYPDVFGTITRIFISGDMKSVVQGLRDEGFIRPHIKVDEEALRGFLAPYVEPTRVEEFTFSREWLQRQMAAVTDLRPNNVVRQLNLPPSYVLIHRVHAAGIGVLCQLGTTARFRDEMMRWVPGFADENPNDPPTAIAAS encoded by the coding sequence GTGAGTGACTTCCCCCAACATGCCGTGACGCGTTCCGCCAAGCTGGCGACGCTCCCTTTGGGGTTCGCCGGCCGCACCGCCCTCGGGCTGGGCAAACGGATCGGCGGGAAGAGCGCCGAGATCGTCGCCCAAGAGATCCAGCAGCGCACCTCCGAGCAGATCTTCAAGGTCCTCGGAGAGCTCAAGGGCGGCGCGATGAAGCTCGGGCAGGCACTCTCGATCTTCGAGGCGGCGCTGCCGCCCGAGATCGCCGGCCCCTACCGCGCGACGCTGACCAAGCTTCAGGACGCGGCTCCGCCGCTGCCGGCGTCGGCCGTCCACGCCGTGCTCACCGAGCAGCTCGGCGACGGCTGGCGCGCGTACTTCAAGGAGTTCGACGACACCCCGGCCGCCGCGGCGTCGATCGGCCAGGTGCACCGCGCCGTCTGGCAGGACGGCCGCCAGGTGGCCGTCAAGATCCAGTATCCGGGGGCGGGGAAGGCGCTGCTGTCCGACTTCAACCAGCTCGCCCGGCTGGGCAAGCTTTTCGGCGCGCTGCTGCCGGGCCTGGACATCAAGGCCGTGCTCGGCGAGCTGCGCGAACGCCTGGCCGAAGAGCTCGACTACCTGCGCGAGGCCGAGGCGCAGCACGGGTTCGCCACCGCCTACCACGACGACCCCGACGTCTTCGTGCCGGACGTCATCGCGGCCAACGAGCAGATCCTGGTCTCCGAGTGGATGGAGGGCACCCCGCTCTCCAAGATCATCTCTGGGGGCACCAAGGAGCAGCGCGACCACGCGGGGCTGCTGTTCGTGCGCTTCCTGTTCAGCTCCCCCGCCCGCGCGGGCATGCTGCACGCCGACCCTCACCCGGGCAACTTCCGCGTCCTGCCCGACGGCCGGCTCGGCGTGCTGGACTTCGGCGCCGTGAACCGCCTGCCGGACGGCTACCCCGATGTCTTCGGCACGATCACCCGCATCTTCATCAGTGGCGACATGAAGAGCGTGGTCCAGGGCCTGAGGGACGAGGGGTTCATCCGCCCGCACATCAAGGTGGACGAGGAGGCCCTGCGGGGGTTCCTCGCCCCGTACGTCGAGCCGACGCGGGTGGAAGAGTTCACCTTCAGCAGGGAGTGGCTGCAGCGGCAGATGGCCGCGGTGACCGACCTGCGCCCGAACAACGTCGTGCGCCAGCTCAACCTCCCGCCGTCCTACGTGCTGATCCACCGGGTGCACGCGGCGGGCATCGGCGTGCTGTGCCAGCTCGGCACGACGGCCCGCTTCCGCGACGAAATGATGCGCTGGGTCCCCGGCTTCGCCGACGAGAACCCCAACGACCCACCCACAGCCATCGCCGCCTCCTGA
- a CDS encoding ThiF family adenylyltransferase, with protein sequence MQLGVHPIRAVVLADLDPRMRGFVESLDGTRTLDELIAGSGLDEATVRAVVRLLAGRGLLDDAATRPEPLRGMSTAERDRLGPDLDALSLSPADAGDGGLAALERRRRAHIRVYGAGRVGAQVVALLAASGIGHLCVVDPERTREEDVVPGGLSFAEVGLTRQEAAVAVARRVAPSVNAWTGRTASQLSDGARRPDLVVLAPVGPLDELLPRELVSLGIPHLLVTAGEGVGSVGPLVLPGRTSCLRCLDLARRDRDPAWPMVGAGLGGFPAGEIACASVLSTLVAAQAAAYVLGSVDGAEPDVTNSTVDVLPDWHWKKRSWTPHPQCRCSRNDLGALTMVA encoded by the coding sequence TTGCAGCTTGGAGTCCATCCGATACGCGCGGTCGTACTCGCCGACCTCGACCCGCGCATGCGCGGGTTCGTCGAGAGCCTCGACGGCACGCGCACGCTCGACGAGCTGATCGCGGGCAGCGGTCTCGACGAGGCGACGGTCCGGGCGGTGGTGCGGCTGCTGGCCGGGCGCGGGCTGCTGGACGACGCCGCCACGCGGCCCGAGCCGTTGCGGGGCATGTCCACCGCCGAGCGCGACCGGCTCGGCCCCGACCTCGACGCGCTGTCCTTGTCGCCCGCCGACGCCGGGGACGGCGGGCTCGCCGCTCTCGAACGCCGCCGCCGCGCGCATATCCGGGTCTACGGCGCGGGCCGGGTCGGCGCGCAGGTCGTCGCCCTGCTCGCCGCGTCGGGGATCGGCCATCTGTGCGTCGTCGACCCCGAGCGGACGCGAGAGGAGGACGTCGTGCCGGGCGGGCTGTCGTTCGCCGAGGTCGGCCTCACCCGGCAGGAGGCCGCGGTGGCCGTCGCGCGCCGGGTGGCACCGAGCGTCAACGCCTGGACCGGCCGCACGGCCTCGCAGTTGTCGGACGGCGCCCGCCGGCCCGACCTGGTGGTGCTGGCCCCGGTGGGCCCGCTCGACGAGCTGCTCCCCCGCGAGCTGGTCTCGCTCGGCATTCCCCACCTGCTGGTCACGGCCGGCGAGGGGGTCGGCTCGGTGGGCCCGCTGGTGCTGCCCGGGCGCACCTCGTGCCTGCGCTGCCTCGACCTCGCGCGCCGCGACCGCGACCCGGCGTGGCCCATGGTCGGGGCTGGACTGGGCGGCTTTCCCGCGGGTGAGATCGCCTGCGCGAGCGTGCTGTCAACGCTGGTCGCGGCCCAGGCCGCGGCCTATGTTCTGGGTTCTGTCGACGGCGCGGAGCCCGATGTGACGAACAGCACAGTCGACGTATTGCCTGATTGGCATTGGAAAAAACGAAGCTGGACCCCTCATCCGCAATGTCGTTGTAGTCGAAACGACTTGGGAGCGCTAACAATGGTCGCGTGA
- a CDS encoding M48 metallopeptidase family protein, with translation MPPETVEVRRSARRRRTVSAYRDGDKTVVLLPAGLSSTDEEQWVRRMLDRLKAKEQRRRPSDDDLLERARELALRYLGDNASPTSVRWAENQRHRWGSCTPDHGTIRLSTRLRGMPAWVVDYVIMHELAHLIVPNHGPRFWALVERYPKAERARGFLEGFSMAANGSVEEC, from the coding sequence GTGCCCCCCGAGACAGTCGAGGTACGCCGGAGTGCACGCCGACGGCGAACCGTTTCCGCATATCGCGATGGCGACAAGACCGTCGTGCTCCTGCCCGCGGGGCTGAGCAGCACCGACGAAGAGCAGTGGGTGCGCCGCATGCTCGACCGGCTCAAGGCCAAAGAGCAGCGCAGGCGCCCGAGCGACGACGACCTGCTCGAACGCGCCCGCGAGCTTGCCTTGCGCTACCTGGGCGACAACGCGTCACCCACGAGCGTGCGCTGGGCCGAGAACCAACGGCACCGCTGGGGCTCATGTACTCCCGATCATGGCACGATCCGCCTCTCGACGCGACTCCGCGGCATGCCCGCCTGGGTCGTCGACTATGTCATCATGCACGAGCTGGCCCACCTGATCGTGCCGAACCACGGCCCGCGCTTCTGGGCCCTGGTGGAGCGCTACCCGAAGGCGGAGCGGGCGCGCGGCTTCCTGGAAGGGTTCTCCATGGCGGCCAACGGCTCGGTGGAGGAGTGTTGA
- a CDS encoding endonuclease/exonuclease/phosphatase family protein encodes MDTTTDTSVGGVIVTPSRTPWRRRRVPGALAWVAVTPFAAWAVWRLAGLERGSFPAQIMTATPYAAAGSLLPLLLALLSRRRAVTAVAVAASAALGLSVLPRAFGETTPSGRPFTMLTANLFFGHGDAATVVDLVRRHRPDVLNTQELTPAAVADLDAAGLKELMPYRVLEDEWSAAGSGIFSSHPISRLDGLFQVIGHNMPAARLDLPGGPSLEIVDVHTLPPLGRQVAQWTDGLRALPSGPASGPLRVLAGDFNASLDHAEMRKLVARGYRDAGDATGGGLTPTWPANKRLPPLITIDHVLADHRVGFRAYKVFDVPGTDHRAVLAELTLPVSG; translated from the coding sequence GTGGACACCACGACCGATACATCGGTGGGCGGCGTCATCGTCACCCCGTCCCGCACACCATGGCGCCGCAGGCGCGTGCCCGGCGCGCTGGCCTGGGTGGCGGTGACGCCGTTCGCTGCCTGGGCGGTGTGGCGGCTGGCCGGCCTGGAACGTGGATCGTTCCCGGCCCAGATCATGACCGCCACCCCGTACGCGGCGGCGGGCTCGCTGCTGCCGCTCCTGCTGGCGCTGCTGTCCCGCCGCAGGGCCGTGACCGCCGTCGCGGTCGCGGCGAGCGCCGCCCTCGGCCTCAGCGTCCTTCCGCGGGCGTTCGGGGAGACCACGCCCTCGGGGCGCCCTTTCACGATGCTGACGGCCAACCTGTTCTTCGGGCACGGCGACGCCGCCACCGTGGTCGATCTCGTGCGGCGGCACCGCCCCGACGTGCTGAACACCCAGGAGCTCACGCCCGCGGCGGTCGCCGACCTCGACGCGGCCGGGCTGAAGGAGCTGATGCCGTACCGGGTGCTGGAGGACGAGTGGAGCGCCGCCGGCAGCGGCATCTTCTCCAGCCACCCGATCAGCAGGCTCGACGGGCTGTTCCAGGTCATCGGGCACAACATGCCCGCGGCGCGGCTGGACCTGCCCGGCGGGCCGTCGCTGGAGATCGTGGACGTGCACACGCTGCCTCCGCTGGGGCGGCAGGTCGCGCAGTGGACCGACGGGCTGCGCGCGCTGCCATCCGGGCCCGCCTCGGGGCCGCTGCGCGTCCTCGCGGGCGACTTCAACGCGAGCCTGGACCACGCCGAGATGCGCAAGCTCGTCGCGCGCGGCTACCGGGACGCGGGGGACGCCACGGGCGGCGGGCTGACGCCGACGTGGCCGGCGAACAAGCGCCTGCCGCCGCTGATCACCATCGACCACGTGCTCGCCGACCACCGCGTGGGCTTTCGCGCCTACAAGGTGTTCGACGTGCCGGGCACCGACCACCGGGCCGTGCTGGCCGAGCTGACGCTGCCCGTCTCAGGCTGA